The genomic stretch acttagaaaacagtgtcaagcaaagactgattcaattgttgcaagactacgccgagataNNNNNNNNNNNNNNNNNNNNNNNNNNNNNNNNNNNNNNNNNNNNNNNNNNNNNNNNNNNNNNNNNNNNNNNNNNNNNNNNNNNNNNNNNNNNNNNNNNNNgacagatgcccctatttaagtttcttcaacctgagacatgaagattgaaaatcttcgttttgatagggtggaagagacttaaatatcagaagacgcgaattttggacctaagataccaaaattgcgaatgatgcaaggatatctttaccgagggatatcaagaactgactccgctggggaaaagagattgggaaggatgtctcaatccgttttaggaagagaatccgttttttttttttcgggaaagcaagtgtatgcttcaccggggaatgatagctttgtaagaaaagcttacctatcgacattatcgactatcagcatggggatagacttgtttaataatgcgaaggtgaaaggtatgaaactgtattaccgactatcagcatggtgatagacttgacaaggtaaaagagtttcaaaggttcggttaacattatcgactatcagcattgggatagacatgtttaataatataaccagaacaaaaaggttaccgactaccagcctcgtgatagtggttttgaagacatgatcaattatcagccaagtgataaaatgattctggagactttgctagggaaattactggttattcggccttgtgaacagtaataaggccctgatttgtcaaatggtcttcatgattgatttcctagagaggaaaagtcttttggaagagacataagctgctcagatgatgaggctattgcttattgtctatttttcacgactctgtttgaggaatcggaatttgaatctctggtaaagacaaggttctaaccaagaatgaattggaaagagacagtcaaacaagactttgtacccaatgaggaatgaactcaactggggattttctcctttgttttgagaggagaaactaaagcaaccttcttccacgaggaatgatctcagtggggaactggagaaagaaaggatgttatttctgcttatgggtgacaacctactggagagatgacacgcccatacttgtttcttttttctttttcttttttttttttttttttttttttttctttttctcttttttttttaggatagatatatcctgaacaagtgattttgaggcaaacattgaaaaatgcaagaatgcataaatgatgcaaatatgtatgcatgatgaatgtcatggatgtagcatgcatactgacgatactgacagacagaggagtatatactggagaaggaccgacgtcgcaatacaaccagatacttggcaaatgttcttcaacacggtgtagataacacaggtgatgaatggtgttgcatgttttaaacttttctggggaagataagcatcttttctcattgagatggaagaacctcttcactggagatggaaaatcttcatcactggggataaaagaacttcttcactgggaatagaagagcttcttcactggggatagaagagcttcttgtcataatctttgattcatcctatggagatagttgttgatgttccttctgttgttcacaactcaaaggaaagttttgcttttattttgaaaaagaaaagtaaattcatttaaaactttttttctctttttctttcaaaaatgaataacataattaaagcgtcattttgcaaactgaaagaaattaaagattgcaaacaaaggggcacaaggctcaaatttatttaataggatggaaattagctaaaggcgtgattccatggagtatttacaaaagttggaaatggtaattatgcggaaaaggctacattgaaagcaataaccactattccccctaacaactttgagttccaactgtgcttgtcgcttcagattggcgatgatttgatgaaaaacagactcttcaggtgacgaagtatggactgatgcagttactttgtcataaatccctaatttttgcctagattgccctttcaggttttcaatctaccaggatgaattttttctgtttattgtctctaatttttgcctggaccgccctttcgggttttcagtccaccgagacgctcatttttgcctaagtcgccctttgcgggttttcaacttaccgagctgttcttttgtattttttagacaaagtatttcttgactgcatcagcattcacaggatgtgggagttcatcaccatccatggttgcaagaatcatggcgccgccagaaaatgttcttttgacaacatacgggccttcgtaattaggagaccatttgcccctagaatctggttgaaaagacaagatctttttaagcacgaggtcgccttcttgaaattcacgaggtcgaacctttttgttgaaagcttgtttcatccttgcttggtataactgtccatggcatagagcagtcatacgtttttcttcgattaagttcaactgatcgtatctgctttgacaccattcagcctctgataacttagtctccatgaggactctcattgatgggatttcaacttctacggggagcacagcttccatgccgtatactagagaaaagggagttgcccctgttgaagtacgcactgaagtacggtacccatgtaaagcaaatggcagcatttcatgccagtctttgtaagtgacgaccattttctggacgatcttcttaatgttcttgttagcagcctcaactgcgccgttcatttttggtctgtaaggagaagagttatgatgctcaatcttgaattcctcacacaattctttcatcatcttgttattcaagtttgaaccattgtcagtaatgatcttgctgggaataccatatcggcaaatgatgttattcttgataaacctcacaaccacttgtcttgtaacattggcgtaagatgctgcttcgacccatttggtgaagtaatcaatagctaccaagatgaaacgatgaccgtttgaagctttcggttcgatcattccaatcatgtcgataccccacatggagaaaggccacggagacgagagaacgttgagtagagtcggtggcacatggatcttatctgcgtagatctggcacttgtgacatctcttcacgtgtttgtaacaatcagattccattgtcaaccaatagtaacctgctcttaagatcttcttggacattgcatgcccgtttgaatgagttccaaaggacccttcatgcacttcatgcattaacatgtctgcttcgtgtctgtccacgcatctgagcaaaaccatgtcgaaatttcttttgtatagcacatccccgttcaggaagaaactgccagaaagcctccttagagttttcttatctttgtttgatgccccaagcgggtactcttgagtttgaaggaagcgtttgatgtcgtggaaccacggtttatcatcgatgactgcttcagttgcaaacacataggcgggcctttcaaggcgcgtgattctgactgtaggcatatcattccagtgattgactttgaacatggaagatagagtagccaaggcgtctgccattcgattctgatctcgaggtatatgatgcaattcaaccttgttgaagaaagtcaacagacgtcttgcataatctctgtaaggaatcaagccagggtggtaagtttcccacttgtctttgatttggttgatcacgagggctgaatctccatatatgtcgaggatcttgatccttaagtcaatggcttcttcgagacccatgatacaagcttcatattctgcgatgttgttggtgcaatcaaatagcaatctggcagagaatgggatatgagtacccttgggagtgatgatgattgccccaattccattgccaaaagcgtttactgctccatcaaaaattaggccccatcttgatccaggctcaggaccttcttctggtaatggttcgtcacaatctttcattttcaagtacaagacatcttcatcaggaaagtcaaacttgagagattgatattcattaattggttgatgcgccaaatgatcggcgagaatgcttcctttgaccgctttttgagcacggtattcaatgtcatattcggataacagcatttgccatcgggcaatccttcctgttaaggcaggcttttcaaagacatacttgatcggatccattttggagattaaccaagtagtattgttgatcatgtactggcggagacgttttgaagcccaagccaaagcacaacatgttttttcgagcatggagtaacgagactcacagtctgtgaatttcttactcaagtaatagatggcatgctccttcttaccggtttcatcttgctgtccaagcatacaacccatggattcttccaacacagtaaggtacatgattagtggtcttccttcaactggaggaatcaatattggtggttctaacaggtactctttgatactgtcgaacgctttctggcaatcttcagtccatacaaccccttgatctttgcggagaagcttgaaaattggcccacaagtagcagtcatttgagagataaatctggagatatagttcaatcgtccgagaaatcctcttacttgcttttctgtttttggtgcaggcatctcttgaatagctctgactttgtcgggatctacttcaatacctctttggctgacaatgaaacccaagagttttccagatctaaccccaaaagtacatttgttaggattcaagcgaagctgatatttccttagtcgttgaaacaacttcaaaaggtattcaatatgttcttcttctgtgctggacttggctatcatgtcgtccacataaacttcaatttctttatgcatcatgtcatgaaagagagtagtcattgccctttggtaagttgcgcctgcattcttcaatccaaacggcatcactttgtagcaaaaggtaccccatggggtgatgaaagatgtcttctccatgtcttcaggagccatcttgatctgattataaccggagaacccgtccatgaaggaaaagacgttgaacttagcggtgttatcaaccagcatgtcgatatgtggtaatggaaagtcatcttttggactggctttgttcaagtcacggtagtcaacacacattctgactttgccatctttcttcggaactggcactatgttagccaaccattgaggatactcagaggtgacaagaaaacctgcgtcgagttgcttttgaacttccactttgatcttgttagccatatcagggtgagtccttcgcaatttctgcttaactggcggacattctggcttcaatggcaagtaatgctgaacaatattggtatccaacccaggcatgtcttggtaggaccaggcaaacacgtcaacatattctttgagaaggtctgtcaacttactcttgatattagtatcaagcagcgatccaatggtcacttcttttttgtcttcttcagaacccaagttgatcttttctaaaggctctttgtgaggcagaatggctctttcctcgtgcttaagtaatcgagagatctcgtccgggatctcctcttcttcctcttcttcggcttcgaacacaggaaactcaaagttgggagagggcatagggttattgcattcaatgggtttatcaatagtaaatctgcacatgtgatttatatttatttcagaaaatttatgaatgcaggagtgtatgcagatttttttttttttttttttttgaaaaagtttttttttttgttattttggttttttaggattaccatttccagaaaaaagcaaaaataaaacatataatgtagggaattcaaaatgacgctttatttatgattcatttttgaaacaaagccctaaacacaaactcatttgtcttgggcaggacaaagagggaaacttttaaaacaaagccctatacacaaagttatttgggcggaacatttaaaagcgaagccctataaaacatctctctgctttgggcaaggcaggaggtcaaaataacagcgaggtgattactttgagcggcgaacaacattcggaacgtcgacagctttccagtagcaacgaactcctctgtgtattatgtattcaggaaaattctccccagaattatcttcagtattgacattgaccgctggtcgagcaggatttgaaggtcctggtttgtcaaccttgttctttgtagagttgaaacggtcttcttctacttcttgaagagcataagacgagtcacaatcttcagaattttcaggatgtatttcccagtcttcaggatgaagagactcattgtcagcgacactttccgagtcagttgcgggaccatcttccccttcatcttcaaaaatggcatttatgtgataataaccatcttcaggattataaatcttggtagatgcgttgaagctgaaatcttcagtaatttcaggctgctgagaaaattgacagggctgataagcctcttctggttgactatcatattcaaaggaatctccccatccagttggttggatatcttcaatcgcaatcttgtaactttcaggtgcagtgtatttcaccatataatcaaattttccacttggttgtcccaaggtgtcccagatttctgcaggaacaggctcagtttctttgcctttgggtttctctgaaggaggatatggttcttcctgagatatgtatcccgagtcattgagataacatttccattcttcttcaggatcggagtagaccttcttcgatgcattcttcggtaaggacattaacctcttgaggaattggaatgaggaaccctccactaatgaatgtttctttgatcggacgaagggtttcatccttcttggtgcagtttaagaatgttggtgaacatccgagtcctgctctggtttcatttttggtagggatcacaacttgcccccagccagtagtagttccatctttcactacttttactgcctctttgtaagaagagatcgatgctttctttttggaagattcgtcttctaaagagagaccttggaacggagttccttccacatcatcagcaccgatgaaagagaaattggataaatggctcaccatcaaggcttgttctccacttatcgtcaccaattttccatttgttacaaattttaacttttgatggagcgtagaagttactgcccctgcttcatggatccatggtcgtcctaacaggcagctataagcagcttgaatgtccatgacctggaaggtgatttggaatgtatgtggaccaattgtcatgggaaggttgacttcgccgataacagatttccgcgatccatcaaatgctttgacaactacaccactgaatttcataggcattccttggtaagacaagcgagcaagagtcgtctttggcatcacattcaaggaagatccggtgtctactaacacattggacaaagagtctgactgacagttcatagaaatgtgcaaagcaagattgtgatttctaccctcctcggggagttcttcatcacagaagcttaaattgttgcaagctgttatgttggctattatcccatcaaagtgatcaacagtcacatcatgatctacaaaagcttgatctaagactctcatcagggcttccctgtgggcttctgaattcaacagcaatgaaagtattgagatttttgaaggagtctgcataagctgatccataatcttatattcacttcttttgataagcttcaaaatttcatcaaagtcaggattcacattggttccactggattgaccaacatcagtgtttgtattactgacaggagtttccacaagaTTTCCCACTGgaatattgacaggattttgcccggtaacaggagcaacaggctgctttggaggtagcggagtatacacacgtccacttcttgttacacgactcacatcagcaatgtttacaacagatgaaagagtaggcaaaggaacttcttgtccgtcctttatcattgtggcattgtagttgtatggaactgccttgtcagagttataaggaacaggtccaggtagacagatgatcaaaggagcaacaggaaccttcggcttgttgtaagtaacttccatgcgctcaggcatgttgaaatgaggaacgatgacgttaactgtaggcatttccgagttgatatctgagactaaaagctcatgcggataacatcctatcatgttaacttcattttcatccctatttctgtagatctcaatagtaccattatctagcaaaacttggagatctcttctcacaatcgaacacccgtgaggatccacacaacatattctacaggaaccgtattgatgttggcgaaaattctgcccccgacaaagagtggcgtgcatttgtaccaaatctgctcttgagaagttgatattatagactcggtattggccaggacatccatataccatgtttacaacatgccctccatgattgggcagcggatttgcttgcacattaggattcaaatttctgaaagagaggagattagatctaaccaacctctgaacttcatatttcaaagctatgcaatgctcaagatcatggccaggtgctccttgatgataagggcatgagacctcagctttgtaccaccatgggagtttctcaggtactggtggtggcgctttagtttgaacaagacctctttcaatcaaagcagggtacaattccgtgtatgtcattggaattggatcaaactgtggagctctttgtactcgattctgattattgttaaactgctgagcctgttgtcgaggctgttgttgttaaaactgaggagtgaatcccggatttggtgttgtgttaacgactggtgtgacagaagcaacctgtcgctgacgattgacatttcctctcggcctcccttgggataccatgtcaacactttgttctttcttcttttggaaaccacttccgaactttttggttccgcttggagatccaccttctttagtcagacgtccggttcggactccttcttctagacgcatccccatgtttaccatttcggtgaaatcacttggagcactagcaatcatgcgttcataataaaacggactgagggtattcaagaagatctttgttatctctttctcttttaatggtggattaatctgagcagcagtttctctccatcgttgggcatactctttgaaaacttcatggtctttctgagccatggatcgaagctgatctctgtctggagccatatccgagttatacttgtattgtcggacaaaggcctcacctaggtcattgaatgttcgaatattagtgctatccaagcctgtgtaccacttcagtgcggcaccagtcaaactgtcttgaaagtaatggataagcaactgatgattatctgcataagtagacatctttctggcatacatcacaagatggctttgtggacaagaactacctttatacttctcaaagtctgggaccttgaatttagcaggtatttgcacactgggaaccaaacatagctcctgggcattctttccaaac from Vicia villosa cultivar HV-30 ecotype Madison, WI linkage group LG4, Vvil1.0, whole genome shotgun sequence encodes the following:
- the LOC131599276 gene encoding uncharacterized protein LOC131599276; amino-acid sequence: MPSPNFEFPVFEAEEEEEEEIPDEISRLLKHEERAILPHKEPLEKINLGSEEDKKEVTIGSLLDTNIKSKLTDLLKEYVDVFAWSYQDMPGLDTNIVQHYLPLKPECPPVKQKLRRTHPDMANKIKVEVQKQLDAGFLVTSEYPQWLANIVPVPKKDGKVRMCVDYRDLNKASPKDDFPLPHIDMLVDNTAKFNVFSFMDGFSGYNQIKMAPEDMEKTSFITPWGTFCYKVMPFGLKNAGATYQRAMTTLFHDMMHKEIEVYVDDMIAKSSTEEEHIEYLLKLFQRLRKYQLRLNPNKCTFGVRSGKLLGFIVSQRGIEVDPDKVRAIQEMPAPKTEKQVRGFLGRLNYISRFISQMTATCGPIFKLLRKDQGVVWTEDCQKAFDSIKEYLLEPPILIPPVEGRPLIMYLTVLEESMGCMLGQQDETGKKEHAIYYLSKKFTDCESRYSMLEKTCCALAWASKRLRQYMINNTTWLISKMDPIKYVFEKPALTGRIARWQMLLSEYDIEYRAQKAVKGSILADHLAHQPINEYQSLKFDFPDEDVLYLKMKDCDEPLPEEGPEPGSRWGLIFDGAVNAFGNGIGAIIITPKGTHIPFSARLLFDCTNNIAEYEACIMGLEEAIDLRIKILDIYGDSALVINQIKDKWETYHPGLIPYRDYARRLLTFFNKVELHHIPRDQNRMADALATLSSMFKVNHWNDMPTVRITRLERPAYVFATEAVIDDKPWFHDIKRFLQTQEYPLGASNKDKKTLRRLSGSFFLNGDVLYKRNFDMVLLRCVDRHEADMLMHEVHEGSFGTHSNGHAMSKKILRAGYYWLTMESDCYKHVKRCHKCQIYADKIHVPPTLLNVLSSPWPFSMWGIDMIGMIEPKASNGHRFILVAIDYFTKWVEAASYANVTRQVVVRFIKNNIICRYGIPSKIITDNGSNLNNKMMKELCEEFKIEHHNSSPYRPKMNGAVEAANKNIKKIVQKMVVTYKDWHEMLPFALHGYRTSVRTSTGATPFSLVYGMEAVLPVEVEIPSMRVLMETKLSEAEWCQSRYDQLNLIEEKRMTALCHGQLYQARMKQAFNKKVRPREFQEGDLVLKKILSFQPDSRGKWSPNYEGPYVVKRTFSGGAMILATMDGDELPHPVNADAVKKYFV